In one Stenotrophomonas maltophilia genomic region, the following are encoded:
- a CDS encoding LolA family protein, translated as MRRLPALPLLACLLLAACGRPPAPSGGDAVVPQADPAQAVLAASQRFAALRSFHAELEVLGTPQPVRSAMDFVAPDRFRVQTAAGAQTIIGDTMFLQADGAIRQVPTPPGLLEQWRTPLPADVAPAALQAEDLGSQTLDGVQTRRYRLRGAGPGERLEYWVDGQGLPRQIVRSGSSNGKVFQLRLRYSRFNDPSLRIELP; from the coding sequence ATGCGCCGGTTGCCCGCCCTGCCCCTGCTGGCCTGCCTGCTGCTGGCTGCCTGTGGTCGCCCCCCAGCGCCGTCCGGCGGCGACGCGGTCGTTCCGCAGGCCGACCCGGCGCAGGCGGTACTGGCCGCCAGCCAACGGTTCGCCGCCCTGCGCAGCTTCCACGCGGAACTGGAAGTGCTGGGTACGCCACAGCCGGTCCGCAGTGCGATGGACTTCGTGGCCCCGGACCGGTTCCGGGTACAGACGGCGGCCGGTGCACAGACCATCATCGGTGACACGATGTTCCTGCAGGCCGACGGGGCCATCCGCCAGGTGCCGACACCGCCCGGTCTGCTCGAGCAATGGCGGACACCGCTGCCGGCCGACGTCGCGCCCGCGGCGCTGCAGGCCGAGGATCTGGGCAGCCAGACGCTGGACGGGGTCCAGACCCGCCGCTACCGGCTGCGTGGCGCCGGCCCCGGCGAGCGCCTGGAGTACTGGGTGGATGGGCAGGGCCTGCCACGCCAGATCGTGCGCAGCGGCAGCAGCAACGGCAAGGTGTTCCAGCTGCGCCTGCGCTATTCGCGCTTCAACGACCCCTCCCTCCGCATCGAGCTGCCCTGA